GCgtggttgcgcgcaatgtttacatacgtttatagtggggggggtcgcaagtcacttgcaccgttactctgggggtcgtgggctgaaagttttgggaacccctggtttAATGTATAAGAAAAACCTTGGATTTTACAAACTACAATATTTTTATTACTGCGTTTTGTGTGTAGAAATAGGAAGTTGTGAAGTAActtgtaactaaagctgtcagattaatgtagtggagtaccaTTCTGCTCTCTCAAATGTAGTGTAGttgaagtagaaagtggcgtgaaaagaaatgactcaagcaaagtacaagtacctcaacatttgtacttaagtacttaCTAATTAAACTAATAAACGAACGAGTTAACTAATTAATACGGATTACTTCATCAATAAATCCTTTTGCctgtaaaatatcagaaaaatgcTCATTATAATTTCCCAGAGTTTAATTTGcaagtctttttttctgacCAACAGTCTAAAAACTACCTGTATTTAGTTGACTGCCATGGATGAGGAAAACCAACCCCCACGTTTTAGAAGATGGAACGAGGGAAACTTTTGCCTGAAAAATAATCGATCGATCATTTTTAGTAATCAACAAATCCActtgtgtccccccccccccccccctgcttatGGCTGATAAGGAGGCTGTGATGGGCTACCGGGGTTACTGGGAGGTGGACTACGATGGCTGGGTGGTGGTCGGGGTGGTCTTTGAGAGCGCACCCAGGAAGGGGAACGAAGGGCGCGGACCCTGCGGCCTCGGGGAGAACAGCGGCTCCTGGGGCGTCGGCTGGTCTGGCTCCTGCTACCAAGTCTGGCACAACAGCGAGAACGTGGACATCCAGCTCCCCCTGTCCTCCACTATGGGCATCTACGTGGACCAGCCCGCCGGCATCATCAAGTTCCTCGCCGTGGAGGGCGAGGACAAGAAGGAGGCGCGGCTGATTTACAAGTTCAAAGCAAATACCCCGGAGAAGATTTTCCCCGGGTTCTGGATTGGCACAAATTCCTATTGCATTCTTCGGAAAAGGGATCAGTGACAAAGTGGAGGGTTGAGCATGGGGGTGTGGGGGTAGGGGGGGGTGTCAGGGCGGGAGTTGGAGAGCTAATGTTGTTTGGGGAACAAGTGTTGGAGTTGTTGTGACACCTTTGTAGATTGTGTTGCATGAAGAAAGcttattcatattcatattataTCCAACGGCTGCTAGTCATTCTATTTGTTTATCtatagatgtattttatttaacttagAATTTTAGGCGGTCTTGCTCAGTATGTTTTTGTAACACAAAGGACTTTGCGTATACCTGAGTGCTTGTTTAACTTAAGAgcctgcatcttttttttttatgtgctgAATGTACTCAATAAATTCAACTAGTGTGTAGTAACACTGACGTTGCATCACTGTTGCATTGCTGCATACAAGGCCTCAGCAGAAATCTGATGTTCACTACCGTAGAGTGCTGAGGCCCTCCAGAGGCCTTCATTATACTACATCCTCAGACACAAATATCACCCAAACAcacaaggttgttgtttttcctcttgGTGTTGCTCCTTTATTTGAAACATACAAGTACTTAACGGAATatgtatctgttttttttttttttaaatgtcagagatggacatttgtttcttttaaatcaacccatttctctctctcgctcacaaacacagtcactgtcattcattcagtcatttcaacaagatatctaaagcaaaaaaaaggaaagaaaacactATAACTCAGTATGGATTTACAATCATTCTATCAGTCAGTCATTCATTGGCAAAAGTAAAAGCATAAGTAGGCAGATTGTGAGGAGGTGCTGGTGTCCTCCGCTCACATTTTGAAAAGCCACAAGCTTCATGTTAAGTCAACCATTTCTGTGGTTTCTACCCCATTAAGGAATAGATTGGTGTGTTTCTTgcgagggtggggggggggNNNNNNNNNNCGTCAACGACTGGCTTGTGGGTCAGCTTAGCCTGTAAACGATAGGAACATGCAGGGGAAACATCCATGTGGTCCCGGGAGATGGCTGGCTCTTGTGCTTCACGCTAAAACGTAAGCATGTACTGAGCTAAATGAGGGCAGGACAATGAGCTATAGCTTAgtgatggttagcttagcttagtataaagactggaagcaagAGGAAAACAGCTGGCCTGGTTctctttaaagaaaatacacTTCCCACACTTTTAAAGCAGACTAATTAAGAAgtagtatttctttctttttttaaaggagctacacactgtttgtttgtgtctaatTTAACTTGATAAAAAGTATGTAACATCGCAAAAGTAGCTTAGTGAGATTAGTAGTAAGGGGTGGGGGTGAGGGTTGTTCTTGTTATTACCAAATTTGTCCCACATTTCATGAATGCAGCGTGTAGCAAGAGATGCTGGGTGGTTTGTCCAGAAAGAGTTACAGCTTAACttgttatttgacatttttgcttgtGTACCAAAACATGATGCAACATGTTAATTGGCAGAGAGCCAGGATATCTGTTTCCCTCTGCCCCCCCTCCGATgcttagctaagctaaccatctccCAGGTCGAGCTCCAGacttcacacacagacataagaGAGTCAAAAGGTTAGCCTATTTTTTTAAGCTAATTGTATACAATGTTCCAGAATGAAGGACCAAACTGCCACTCTTAGCCATACGTCGTctaggttagcttagcatttagcttaagaGCTACAAAACGTTAAAGTTGATCAAAACAGTGTCTGCTAAGGCATTAGTATGTAGCACAGGAGCCAACGATCACCCAGGTACAGATGGCTGCTCCCCACGTTCTCATCACGTCTTGGTAATTTTTTACCAAAAGGGAAAAATCCCCGAACCTTTTATCAGCAGCACGAAAGGCGCGCAGCAATTAGCCGCGCCAGTTTGACTACTACACACCCCGTTTTAGTGTCCTTGTTGATCAGTACAGCAGggcactatacacacacacacacacacacacacacacacacacacacacacaaacacacacacacacacatcttgagGTCCAAATCTAACATAGTGTTCTGTGATGTGTAGTAGCTGGTGTTGTGACATGTGTAgtgacaaggtgtgtgtgtgtgggggggggtataatgttgaaaatgttaGTGTTCATAACAACTTTAGTTTTCTCCTCAAAGCATTCATTTCCGTTAGTGAGAAATAAATGGAGGTACTAGCTTTTACACCGTTTCACATACTGCACGCCACCTCTGCCAGCCAGTCCAGGTCTCCTTTCATCATGACAACCTTCACCTCTCCCTCTATCCCTTTCTCTTACTCTCcactccactctctctctctctctctctctctctctcagtgcttGAGGGAGAAGTCCCCCGTGTTGAGACGGGGCCGAGGCAGGGCCCCAAACATTTCCGTCCCATCATTGGCTCCGGGGGCCAGCAGGGCCTTCATACTGGCAGCGATGTGCTCCAGGTCAGCACAGCCCACctggagacacagacacacaggggcCGTATGTTAGCGTAGCACAGGAGGGAAAACACAAGCCCCGGTAGAGTCTCCATCCCAGCACTTTTAACTACAAGGTGTAATCTGGACAACCATGGAAAGAGATGCCAACTTCCTGTAggcttgttttttgttctctaaGAAATTGGTGTTTGACATTCGGACaaattatttgtaaaatatttgccTGGCACGACCTCACACAATtgtcacacacacttaaaacgTCACATGAACCGATGGAGCCGCTGCGGTCATTAGTTGGCACATCAGAATACTGAGACCTGAATAGTTCCTTTGTCTCCAGACAGCATGAAATATGTCAACTGTCATccagaaacaacacaaaaaaaaaaccccacagctcacttaaatataaatttgtatctttttttggcTGATGGAACCTGGTTATACAGTATACTATACATTTTTCCAGTGATCTGATTGGTCAATAGTCCGGCTGTTACCTTCTAAAGTTACCCTGCTCCAGAGTAGGTTAGCCACGCACAATAGTTACCATAGTTTTTCACAACCATTTAAAGTAAGCCAGCTTCATGCTATATGAAaacttttatttagtttattttttttcaaaaagggacaaatgtatattatttaacatttcaaaGAACCAAAATAAACAGGATCATAGCCACAGGCTAATTTCCATCCTTGGTCCCTATAAATGAAGTTACCTACTCacgttaacccttgtgttgtctttccgtcaaccgtgaaaaaaagaagctttttttcaacactattaatcgctttttccgacatttttgtcactttttcagtgttgtgggtgcttttttgatgtttatttCCGAAgctatttgatatttctaatgttgacattttcaacgcttatttcaaaggcccattttttgtgatacaacaaactgaaaacgggtcaaatttgacccgagtaCAACGTGAGGGGTAACTACTGGGGTGGCAGTAGCCGGaatgggaaccggagggtcgctggttcaagtccccaaacggaccaaagtatggtggtggactggtagctggttCCCCtcctgccaaggtgctcttgagcaaggcactgaccccctaactgctcggggcgcctttccatggacagccccctcactctgacatctctatTTAGAGCATGTATAGgtacagagcatgtgtgtgtgtaactcaggcctgtgtgtaataacaacacagtgtaaattgtaatttattattattattaaattaaataaatcggcgtaaaacatcacaaaaaaaaattacagatcAACAACAGAGGACAAATTACAGATGATCCCAGGTAATGACAACAGGTTtgatttttaaactgtttgaaAACTGAGGTGAGAGCAGATGATTCACATATTGCGCCTGCAGTAGAGTTCCAGGGCTGGCCAAATGCCCTTCTCCTAAATGGAACAGTGCAGTTACCTCTGGAGCGTGCTGTGGTTGAGCTGTTTGAGTTCTCTTTTTATATATTCCTGTAAAAGGAGATGGAGCTAGACCGTGAAGGAATTTAAAAACGACTATAAATTTTAAAAACGAATCTACTAACTTGAGTTGACCCCAAAGACAGCTGGCTGACCCACAGATCTCCAAGAACATATCTGTCCTATTGTACAGTCATGTGTGCTCACCCGCTCTCCACTGTTGCTGTCTTGAGCTCGGTTTCCTCTGCAGCCCCACACGGGCACAGATACGGGTAGCGAGCGGGCCAGAGCCATGGGGTGGGAGTGGGCGTAGCGAGCCGAGTACGCAGCCTGGCCCACAGCCATGCCACGCGTCGGCGGAGGAGCGTCCTCGCTTAAAGAGCCTAGGACAGGTAGAAACAACCCATGTGGATGCTGCACTAATGTGGATGAGTGCTCTTACGTGACGTGGAAAACTCTTACCATCAGTACTCTCCTCCTCCCCGTCGGACTCAAAGAATGGCTCGCAGTCCCGAGACAGAGAGTCCTCGTCCATGGAGAACACACCTGAGGCACAAAGATGATAAAAATTCGGAATGACTCGATTGCACATCAAAGCATATAGACACACAGGTTAACTCGCGTCGCCCCTCACCAGCACTTTCATTCCCATAGGGTCTCCTCTCATCcatgtcctcctcctcttcctcgtcctcacACTCTTCTTCCAAGTCCTCAATCCCGGACCTCTGTCTCTCCTGCTCGGCCTCCAGTGCACCCTTCTCCCGTTCCCTCTCTCCGTTGCCGTTCTGCCCGCCGCCCTGCCCGATCACAGCTCCTGAGCTGTAGATTGACGGGTAGCTTTGGGAATACAGTCTGCTATTGGGACTGACTCCGCCCACTCCGCCCACCCCGCCGTCTCCTGTAAAGCtctggaacaacaacaaaatccacCATGTTACGGATGTGGACATTTTGAATGAGTATCGTGAGAATGAGCACTCACTCCCCTGTTTCTGGGGTCAGAGGTCGGGTCACCTACCAGCTTGGTTCTTCCCTCTCCCCCCGCCTGGCGTGTGTGCTTTTGGGCTGTTAGCATGGTCATGGAGTGCAGCACGCCGATGTCGTCCATATAGCGACGCGCCGATTCGGCCAGAAACCCTTGGCCCCATACACTGTAGGAGAAATCACACTCCTTTGGAAAGGCACTGCTGCTCTCCGGTTTCCTCATCCCGTCTCCGCCTCCAGCCGATGACCGGAACTTCTTACACGCCGTTAGTATGGCCAGGTCGCAGCCAGATGTTTGGCAATACTTTTCCGCGGCAGAAAGTAGCTCCAGCCAGCTCTCTTTGTGGTTGTCAGGGATCTCAGGCTCGGACGACTTAGCGATGGAGGCCATAATGGTGCAAAGTGGTGTTTACAGCGTTCTAATATGGACTGACCTGATGAGAGAACTGAGTAATGCTGATGAACGATGAAGAGTTTTTAGGTTTAGACTTTTAAGAAGCGTTGTTGGATTTTGGGGGACACCAAACTTAATACAATATTAACAGGTAACTTTGGTAGCTGCGGTGTACCTGGATTTGTTGAAAAACTCTCTTGACGCGTCTCCTCTGTCCTGCTGGTGTTAGTTTTAGCACTGGTGAAGATACAGGGTAAAATAATGATCCATCGGGTGGAGAGGCACTGGGTGACTTTAAGATATGATACGCTGAGCGGTGTCCTTACACACTGGAGAGCCAGGGGAGAGAAGAGATGTTTCCAAGTTGCTGGTGATacctgtaaaacattaaaaatcaaaaaaaaaaatcaaagttaacgatagacattttgaaaatggcacTACATATCACTTCTTTTAATCAGAATcggctttattcgccaggtatgaggacacatacgaggaattgttctttggagcatcgttactcacactgtgcttacacNNNNNNNNNNaccaaaacaaaaatatacacactaatatatacacaaacgaaaacaatatagaggcatgagtgcaatgaagagatcaaccAAATTATTTAAAGGGGgggcatagtgcaaaggatactgggataaatagtattatgttattgtattacaacatgaacagtatgaacagtattaacatatgaacagttatgTATTagggaatgagaatgatgaataactaaaaaaaaaatagtgagtgagatgtgagaatgggaatgatgaataatactaaataagtggaatgaCAAGTGGAACCAGGTGAACCAGGTAAATGGGTGCAATAGTTATGAGTTGAGAGACATCGCAAATGGAAATATGTGCAGAGAAACATAGAAAAACAACCCGCTGACAAGGATCTATCGAGAGTGTCTTACTTAATCTCTTCACCACCTTCCTCAGCTGCTTGACACCAATCTCTGCTAAATAATGCTCCAGCGGCTAACGTCCCTGGAACGTCAGCTAGCTGCTGGAGCTCTCCAATGACTCCGCTCCCTATCGATCCCCTTCCCTGCCATCTCTGCAGTCTCGTGTCTAACTGCCTTCCGCGGACTTCCCTGCACGGTTCCTGTCGCTActgcagctgctgtgtgttgatCTTGTTGTTTATTCTGTTGTGTGCAACCTCCTTACGATGGAACCACATTTCACCTccattttttcaggctttagcTGGAGCCGAGACGCGCAGGTATAAAATGACAGAAGCGAGGAAAGACGTTCGCCTACCTTTTCAGTTTCTTTCTTTCCACGTTGCCAGATGTTTATCAATCCgaaactttatttctttttggtCAAAACATAATCTACATTCTCCCACGGTTTCTCTCCCCTAGCTAAACTCGACACAGCAGCAAGCTAGCAAGGATTAATAACGAGGGATTTCCGGTtaggaatttcaaaataaaagccgcGTCCATGAATGCGTTTGTGTGTTGCACGCATGGACCGTTAATGttaaatcaatatcaatatatatcaATAATATGCAGTCTATGGTTGCACGGAGTATGTCTCCACAGTGTTTGTGGAGTAACACAAAAGTGCAGGGCAAAGCTATAATTAAAGGaaggtgtaacatttaaatgaGGATTATGTGGAAGGTAATTAAGATGTGTCTTATGTCTGAAGCAACAGTTAAATATGATGATATATGTTCTGCTGTCAGCAGGCATCTGTAGAACGTAATAGGTCTGTAATTTCcgatttattttctaaaaacttCGAAAAAGTTTTCTTGAAAGAATTGCAAGTTGACTGATAGTTTTTGCAATAATGTGAGCAGAGATCATTTCTTGTATTCCAGGTGGAGTTTAGTCAGCTGAATATGCAAATGTGGCAAGAAAATCCTGCGTTCCATTTAATTAGAACCAAACGTCTTAAATAGTTGTattatttgaattgaattgaattgaattgaattgaattgaacttacttgaattgaattttaatttgGAGGTAAGTTACATCTATCCTTATCCGGTTGTGTTTTAATTAGCTCAAACTTGACATAGCTCTGACGTCACCCGTTACTGACTTCCAATCGGACGCACGTCGTACACGTAACTGAGCTCCATGGACGGGCTCTCTCACTCGTCTTCTCTcgtttctttaactgtctttaACTGTACGTCCCCACCTACTTCTGCACACCAATCATAATCCTATATATGAGCCCACCTCCTCACAAGTCCCATGAGAATGGTATCAATagtcattttaataataatagccgGCCTATCTATAGTAATTGtatacactttgtttttatacGATTTAAGTAATTAATTCCAAAAATACAGTCCTGCAATAATACTGTAAACGCTCTTTCAAATTAAGTTTTTCACTAATTCTATTCCAGTAGTGATGAAAACCTCATGCAAAACCCCCACTGACATTCTAAAAAATATAAATCCAGCGATGGAGGATTTCCCAAAGTCATGCAGCtctttgtattgtttgtgtacGTTGCACATTTTCTTAATAGGCCTACTTCATACTGCAGACCTTTGCACATCCCCCAATTACTACagctttttgattttaaaacagaTTAGCAGGGCCTGTTGGGCCGATTGCTTGTCCTGTGGTATAATTGCTGCTTGAAgtctttaaaatcaaaattactTATAGAATTCTATAAGTAATTTTGATTTAAGGACCCAAAACCACTTAATGTGCAACTGTCCTATAGCCTGCTGACAGTGTGGTCTACgtctacatcagaggaagacataTTGACTAGGCTATATGTCTGCACCTGACAGAGAACGTGGCAGATccagaatgtaatcacaaaatatcccAATGAAAATGGGGAGTAATCAGAGATTAGGCTCATGGAATATCATGGTAGCTAGGTTATATGTCAAGCAATCATAAGATGTTGAGTGGGGCCAGGTTGGTCaggggtagagcaggcgcacgtgtactgagaggtttatgcctcaacgcagaggtccagggtggCAAAGTGTCCtatcaaaaattaaaggcggaaaaacccccaaaaaataatctttaaaaaaattatgtaaTGTTGAAAGCAGGAAAAAGGTTCCCGCAGGAGTCAAAGCcggtttttgactttttctcttGATACAAGTCTTCTCTTAATACAACTCTTATATAGCCACATCACTCCTATAGCCCCTTATCACAATTCACAAATTtgttacatatacatatatatatatatatatatatatatatatatatatatataatatataatatatatatatatatatatatgtatagcaTATGACACTCTACCCTCGATTCAGATAAGGAAAACCTCTGAGAGACCATCTGAGATACATAGTACACTTTTAGACTCTGTTTATTGTTATGCACCAAAACACCAAGGCAAATCtattacagtatatgtaaaaaataaaattaaaacacttCATCAACCTGATTCTTAACTAACACCATTTCCTGTAGTATATCAAATTAATACCCACGCTGCGATATGcttctgtcaaaataaatgtggCTAAGCTGCAGCAACAGAAATtaatattctctttttttttttttttagaaactttattactgtacatgtaaacatACTATGCTGACACAAAGCGTGTTTGAGTGTCTTTTAAAATCGTATtctaatgacaaaaacaaagcagtatACGCAGTGTGATTGGCTCGCGGTCCTGCCTTGACGTTGCCTGTGGGGGCGTGGCTATCCAGAAGCAGGAAGTCTGACGtaatttattttggtaaaacgGAGTCGACACAGAGGTGACGGGAATAATGGAGCAAAACGTTGAGGATTACAAGGTATTCCcgggttgtttttttaaacaatacctTATTGTCAGTGTTTTAATTTGTGAACGTTGACATTTTCTCCTAACTATATCTCGACTGTGACATTGTGGGTAAAAAACCGCCCGAGCTTGCTGTCAGGGATAGCTTATTGCAAATACCTAAAGCTAGCTATCGCTTTTCAATATCGCTCGATAATGAAAAGCCCACTGTCAGCTATGTGGTTTCATCTGGCTGGATACAAGATGTCGGACTCTGTTGTCGGTATCTACAACCATACAGACGTTCGTTAACATTTGCCTGCAAAGTGAGTCGATACTGGCTCACCGTACCTATGTGGTGGATCTGTTTGGTTTATCTCCGACTGACCTGACACACCGAAATCACATGACATGCTTCAGGCATTTCCAAGCTCTGTGTTATGTGATTTCACTAGCCTGCCACAGGTTATAGCTGATGTGCCACTTTAGGCCTAGgcttattcttttgtttttatgtgatcaGTAACATGTTACAGATGACCAGACTTATTTTTATCATATTCAGATAGTAGTTAAGCCATATAACATCCTTGTAGCACAAGCCGGAGTCAATCTGGCCAGGGACCCTATCCTACGTCACACATGTGAGGATgtgttgcttttctttgtcatatacagtatacgtGACATATTTGCGATTTGAAAATCTCATCTCAAGCTCTGCGGTGGAAGAAATAGGATTTAAGGAAGTCGTCAGCAGATTGACAGTTGATAAAAGTAATCATCACTTAGCAAACAGGTTGTGAGCCATGCTatctttttcatttgatattcAGAGACTCTTGAAGATTCTCTTGAAAATACTTATTTATCTTtgtttcatcttacattttctGATTGATTTGGATACATTTCTGTgggtttttctttctcctcccgCAGCTGATATTTGAGAAGGAGGGAGTGTACCTCCACACAAATGCCAAGAGGAGCAACCAGGACACCACCATCCCAGGGTTCATCCGAATTGTAGAGCGGGTAAGCAAATCTGTGTGAGTTTCTCAGATGCAAAGAGGAAAATCAAACCATATTAACCACGCGCTTGTTTTAGACTGGTGTGCCAGCTTTAGAGTGGAGCCCACTTGAGGATGAGGGTCGCAGTGCCCCCGCTGTGCTCTACACCAAAAAGGTCAGTCATCATCTGctacacattaaaaacaataagagtattttctttctacctTAAATGTAATTCCCATGACACCACTTCATCCTAATTAGGATGgagaaggaggggaggaggatACAAACTTTGATCCTGGGTATGAGCCAGACTGGGCGGTCATCAGCACGGTGAAGAAAGATCGAGAACACGTCCCAGTCAAAGACTCAGGTGCCGTTTACGCGTCTGTCACTTTTAGTTAACCCCCACAAGAGGGTGCATGAAACCAAATGTCGCCTATTTCGCCTGCAGGTCAGTGGTCgttctctctgcctctgtcagAGTTATACTCTCTTCGGAGGGCTCGGTTCTCCTTGGGCCGAAACTTCCTGGTGCTGACTAGTAGAGGGGGCCACCCACTGCCCGCTCTGCACTTCCACAGAGGAGGAACCAGGGAGCTGTTTAGGGCCCTGCAACGTTACATCATCCTGGACCAGTATGTATCATCACCCTAATTTCTAGCAGCAGTTTCTATCTTGTTGTCACTCTGTAAAATGTTAGAATTTATCTAATAGTTGTTTTTGAAACAGCTGACGTACAGTCTCCGACAGAGCTGTTTACATCTTTATTGATAAATCACATGAGCATGAAAAACATCACGCCGTTTCTGTTGGTATCGCCAGGTCGCCGGTGGAAGGGCGGCTCTTCCTCGCCTACCCTCTTGACTCCGGCGCTCTGTCTCAGTCCTTCGATAAGCTGCAGCTCTTTGATGATGGAGGCTCGGATCTTGTTTCGGTAATTTGCTTTTATTGTTGATCATAAAAATCTTTATTATTAGCTTGTTGATCAATACCAATGACTCACTGATCAAAGTCCCACTCCAGCCCATACTCTGTTTTGGATTTCAAACGTACAATCGAATCGCTGACGTTGCCACTCCTCACCTCCACTCCCAACCACTGGGAGTAGATGAACTCTATCATTTTTGTTGCAATTCTCACTCATGTAAAAAAANNNNNNNNNNAAAAACCTGATCCTGTCCTTTGTCTACCTGCAC
The nucleotide sequence above comes from Etheostoma spectabile isolate EspeVRDwgs_2016 chromosome 15, UIUC_Espe_1.0, whole genome shotgun sequence. Encoded proteins:
- the akt1s1 gene encoding uncharacterized protein akt1s1 isoform X1 gives rise to the protein MASIAKSSEPEIPDNHKESWLELLSAAEKYCQTSGCDLAILTACKKFRSSAGGGDGMRKPESSSAFPKECDFSYSVWGQGFLAESARRYMDDIGVLHSMTMLTAQKHTRQAGGEGRTKLVGDPTSDPRNRGSFTGDGGVGGVGGVSPNSRLYSQSYPSIYSSGAVIGQGGGQNGNGEREREKGALEAEQERQRSGIEDLEEECEDEEEEEDMDERRPYGNESAGVFSMDEDSLSRDCEPFFESDGEEESTDGSLSEDAPPPTRGMAVGQAAYSARYAHSHPMALARSLPVSVPVWGCRGNRAQDSNSGERVGCADLEHIAASMKALLAPGANDGTEMFGALPRPRLNTGDFSLKH
- the akt1s1 gene encoding uncharacterized protein akt1s1 isoform X2 — encoded protein: MASIAKSSEPEIPDNHKESWLELLSAAEKYCQTSGCDLAILTACKKFRSSAGGGDGMRKPESSSAFPKECDFSYSVWGQGFLAESARRYMDDIGVLHSMTMLTAQKHTRQAGGEGRTKLSFTGDGGVGGVGGVSPNSRLYSQSYPSIYSSGAVIGQGGGQNGNGEREREKGALEAEQERQRSGIEDLEEECEDEEEEEDMDERRPYGNESAGVFSMDEDSLSRDCEPFFESDGEEESTDGSLSEDAPPPTRGMAVGQAAYSARYAHSHPMALARSLPVSVPVWGCRGNRAQDSNSGERVGCADLEHIAASMKALLAPGANDGTEMFGALPRPRLNTGDFSLKH
- the zgc:195001 gene encoding tripartite motif-containing protein 16, with protein sequence MPIRPVSTKEIMPVPKKAGRKNSSAGEVKPPPYEPNIPEPTTRADFMKYWLPLTLDDKTAQKLLWISEGGSKVARTSDAVCPYPNRPERYEHTPQVGLAGEAVMGYRGYWEVDYDGWVVVGVVFESAPRKGNEGRGPCGLGENSGSWGVGWSGSCYQVWHNSENVDIQLPLSSTMGIYVDQPAGIIKFLAVEGEDKKEARLIYKFKANTPEKIFPGFWIGTNSYCILRKRDQ